In Streptomyces ambofaciens ATCC 23877, a single genomic region encodes these proteins:
- a CDS encoding Hsp20/alpha crystallin family protein, with protein sequence MLMRTDPFRDFDRLTQQLLGGPSGTWSRPSAMPMDAYREGDSYVIALDLPGVDPEAIDIDVERNMLTVRAERRPAPKADGVQMELSERPLGVFSRQVMLADTLDTEHITADYDAGVLTLRVPIAERAKPRKISITGASERKEISG encoded by the coding sequence ATGCTGATGCGCACCGACCCCTTCCGTGACTTCGACCGGCTCACCCAGCAGCTGCTCGGTGGTCCGTCCGGTACCTGGTCGCGTCCCTCGGCGATGCCCATGGACGCGTACCGGGAGGGCGACTCGTACGTGATCGCCCTCGACCTGCCCGGCGTCGACCCGGAAGCGATCGACATCGACGTCGAACGGAACATGCTGACCGTCCGGGCCGAACGCCGGCCCGCCCCCAAGGCCGACGGTGTGCAGATGGAGCTGTCGGAGCGGCCGCTCGGCGTCTTCTCCCGGCAGGTGATGCTGGCGGACACCCTCGACACCGAGCACATCACCGCCGACTACGACGCGGGCGTGCTCACCCTCCGTGTTCCGATCGCCGAGCGGGCCAAGCCGCGCAAGATCTCCATCACCGGCGCGTCGGAGCGCAAGGAGATCTCCGGCTGA
- a CDS encoding DUF2267 domain-containing protein: MTARVPAAVTAEQDTPYVRMLEQVRYHGAYSTRERAEEVVSAVLAALGRRVTGEERVELAARLPREAAQIFAAQVPVAEPMTGWAFVRDLADRTGGSLATTRWDVGSVLGVVARLAGPDLLDRIIGRLPSGYGILFGRAELVQAA; the protein is encoded by the coding sequence ATGACGGCCCGGGTTCCGGCGGCAGTCACGGCCGAACAGGACACGCCGTACGTCCGGATGCTGGAGCAGGTCCGCTACCACGGTGCCTACTCCACCCGCGAGCGGGCCGAGGAGGTCGTGTCCGCCGTGCTGGCCGCCCTCGGCCGCCGGGTCACCGGCGAGGAACGCGTCGAGCTGGCGGCCCGTCTGCCCCGTGAGGCCGCGCAGATCTTCGCCGCACAGGTTCCCGTGGCCGAACCGATGACCGGCTGGGCCTTCGTCCGGGACCTCGCCGACCGCACCGGTGGTTCCCTCGCCACCACACGCTGGGACGTCGGTTCCGTCCTCGGCGTGGTCGCCCGCCTCGCCGGACCGGACCTGCTCGACCGCATCATCGGCCGGCTCCCTTCCGGCTACGGGATCCTCTTCGGCCGAGCCGAACTCGTCCAGGCGGCGTGA